In Streptomyces seoulensis, the following are encoded in one genomic region:
- the tadA gene encoding tRNA adenosine(34) deaminase TadA → MRLALAEAGRAALGGDVPVGAVVLGPDGTTVLGAGHNEREATGDPTAHAEVLALRRAAAALGEWRLTGCTLVVTLEPCTMCAGALVQSRVDRVVYGARDDKAGAAGSLWDVVRDRRLNHRPEVVEGVLAEECARPLTEFFRGR, encoded by the coding sequence ATGCGGCTCGCCCTGGCCGAGGCCGGGCGGGCCGCGCTCGGCGGTGACGTCCCGGTGGGCGCCGTCGTGCTCGGCCCGGACGGCACCACCGTGCTGGGCGCCGGGCACAACGAGCGCGAGGCGACCGGTGATCCGACCGCTCACGCCGAGGTGCTGGCGCTGCGCCGGGCCGCCGCCGCGCTCGGCGAGTGGCGGCTGACCGGCTGCACGCTGGTGGTGACGCTGGAGCCGTGCACGATGTGCGCGGGCGCCCTGGTCCAGTCCCGCGTCGACCGGGTCGTCTACGGCGCCCGCGACGACAAGGCGGGCGCGGCCGGCTCGCTCTGGGACGTCGTACGCGACCGGCGGCTCAACCACCGGCCGGAGGTGGTGGAGGGCGTGCTCGCCGAGGAGTGCGCCCGGCCGCTGACGGAGTTCTTCAGAGGGCGCTGA
- a CDS encoding Dabb family protein, with protein MIRHLVLFKLDEGVERDEPRVQEGVAAFRALGGQIDELRSWECGWNVTDRPIAYDFAINSSVEDTGALQRYLDHPAHQAGVALWREFATWVIADYEF; from the coding sequence ATGATCCGGCATCTGGTCCTGTTCAAGCTCGACGAGGGTGTGGAGCGCGACGAGCCGCGCGTCCAGGAGGGCGTGGCCGCCTTCCGCGCGCTGGGCGGGCAGATCGACGAGCTGCGCTCCTGGGAGTGCGGCTGGAACGTCACCGACCGCCCCATCGCCTACGACTTCGCCATCAACTCCTCCGTCGAGGACACCGGCGCCCTCCAGCGCTACCTGGACCACCCCGCCCATCAGGCGGGCGTCGCGCTGTGGCGGGAGTTCGCCACGTGGGTGATCGCCGACTACGAGTTCTGA
- a CDS encoding RNA polymerase sigma factor SigF, giving the protein MTVSASTAPPQAEAPATLPEPSAEPAAAPPPEKRRGADTRALTQVLFGELKNLTPGTPEHNRVRGALIEANLPLVRYAAARFRSRNEPMEDVVQVGTIGLINAIDRFDPDRGVQFPTFAMPTVVGEIKRYFRDNVRTVHVPRRLHELWVQVNGATEDLTTALGRSPSTAEIAERLRISEEEVLSCIEAGRSYHATSLEAAQEGDGLPGLLDRIGYEDPALDGVEHRDLVRHLLVQLPEREQRILLLRYYSNLTQSQISAELGVSQMHVSRLLARSFQRLRSANRIEA; this is encoded by the coding sequence TTGACCGTGTCGGCCAGTACTGCGCCGCCCCAGGCGGAGGCGCCCGCGACCCTCCCCGAGCCCTCCGCCGAGCCCGCCGCCGCACCCCCTCCCGAGAAGCGCCGGGGCGCCGACACCCGGGCCCTGACCCAGGTGCTCTTCGGCGAGCTGAAGAACCTCACCCCCGGCACCCCGGAGCACAACCGGGTCCGCGGGGCGCTCATCGAGGCCAACCTCCCGCTGGTGCGCTACGCCGCCGCCCGCTTCCGCTCCCGCAACGAGCCGATGGAGGACGTGGTCCAGGTCGGCACCATCGGGCTGATCAACGCCATCGACCGCTTCGACCCCGACCGGGGCGTGCAGTTCCCGACCTTCGCCATGCCGACCGTGGTCGGCGAGATCAAGCGGTATTTCCGGGACAACGTCCGCACCGTGCACGTACCGCGCCGGCTGCACGAGCTGTGGGTGCAGGTGAACGGGGCCACCGAGGACCTCACCACCGCGCTCGGCAGATCGCCCTCCACCGCCGAGATCGCCGAACGCCTCAGGATCAGCGAGGAGGAGGTGCTGTCCTGCATCGAGGCGGGACGCTCGTACCACGCCACCTCGCTGGAGGCCGCGCAGGAGGGCGACGGGCTGCCCGGACTGCTGGACCGCATCGGCTACGAGGACCCGGCGCTGGACGGCGTGGAGCACCGCGACCTGGTCCGGCACCTGCTGGTCCAGCTCCCCGAGCGCGAGCAGCGCATCCTGCTGCTCCGCTACTACAGCAACCTGACCCAGTCGCAGATCAGCGCCGAACTCGGTGTCTCCCAGATGCACGTCTCCCGGCTGCTCGCCCGGAGCTTCCAGCGGCTCAGATCGGCCAACCGGATCGAGGCATGA
- a CDS encoding RNA polymerase sigma factor SigF, protein MSAEQGSSKVLTKTVAAPQKLDALDVLDGFEGAPALDAAPAPAVPAPAPDTAPAAEEAVQLPLSSGDIDTRTLSRSLFLRLAALGEDSPERGYVRDTLIELNLPLVRYAAARFRSRNEPMEDIVQVGTIGLIKAIDRFDCERGVEFPTFAMPTVVGEIKRFFRDTSWSVRVPRRLQELRLALTKASDELSQRLDRSPTVPELAVALGVSEEDVVDGLAVGNAYTASSLDSPAPEDDGGEGSLADRLGYEDTALEGVEYRESLKPLLAKLPPRERRIIMLRFFANMTQSQIGEEVGISQMHVSRLLTRTLSQLREGLVSD, encoded by the coding sequence ATGTCCGCAGAACAGGGCAGCTCGAAGGTGCTCACGAAGACCGTGGCAGCGCCGCAGAAGCTCGACGCTCTCGACGTCCTCGACGGCTTCGAGGGTGCTCCGGCCCTCGACGCCGCGCCCGCCCCCGCCGTCCCGGCACCGGCGCCCGACACGGCCCCGGCGGCCGAGGAGGCCGTCCAACTGCCGTTGTCCTCGGGGGACATCGACACCCGCACGCTGTCCCGCTCCCTGTTCCTGCGGCTCGCCGCGCTCGGCGAGGACAGCCCCGAGCGGGGTTACGTCCGGGACACCCTGATCGAGCTGAACCTCCCGCTGGTGCGGTACGCGGCGGCCCGCTTCCGCTCGCGCAACGAGCCGATGGAGGACATCGTCCAGGTCGGCACCATCGGGCTGATCAAGGCGATCGACCGCTTCGACTGCGAACGGGGCGTGGAGTTCCCGACGTTCGCGATGCCGACGGTCGTGGGCGAGATCAAGCGGTTCTTCCGCGACACCTCGTGGTCGGTGCGGGTGCCGCGCCGGCTGCAGGAGCTGCGCCTGGCGCTGACCAAGGCGAGCGACGAGCTGTCCCAGCGGCTCGACCGCTCCCCGACCGTGCCGGAGCTGGCGGTCGCGCTCGGAGTCTCCGAGGAGGACGTGGTCGACGGTCTGGCGGTGGGCAACGCCTACACCGCCTCCTCGCTCGACTCCCCGGCCCCCGAGGACGACGGCGGCGAGGGCTCCCTGGCCGACCGCCTCGGCTACGAGGACACGGCGCTGGAGGGCGTGGAGTACCGGGAGTCGCTCAAGCCGCTGCTGGCCAAGCTGCCGCCGCGCGAGCGCCGGATCATCATGCTGCGCTTCTTCGCCAACATGACCCAGTCACAGATCGGCGAGGAGGTCGGCATCTCGCAGATGCACGTCTCGCGGCTGCTGACCCGCACGCTGTCCCAGCTCCGCGAGGGTCTCGTCTCCGACTGA
- a CDS encoding MarR family winged helix-turn-helix transcriptional regulator, with translation MAEQAQFEELARQLSAVGAVKRDIGRILPPDCPAGSAAVLTLLGRHEEMRMSKLAELLAVDLSVTSRHVAHVAARGWIERSPDPADKRSRILRLTPAGHDQLMELSLRTSRLLEERLSDWTDDEVAQLIQLMTRLRASFGDCRSGVPRPAAPVSAETRTPAIT, from the coding sequence ATGGCCGAGCAGGCGCAGTTCGAGGAGCTGGCACGTCAGCTCAGTGCCGTCGGCGCCGTGAAGCGCGACATCGGGCGGATACTCCCGCCCGACTGCCCGGCAGGTTCGGCCGCCGTGCTGACCCTGCTCGGCCGCCACGAGGAGATGCGCATGAGCAAGCTCGCCGAGCTGCTCGCCGTCGATCTGTCGGTGACCAGCAGGCATGTCGCCCACGTGGCCGCGCGCGGCTGGATCGAGCGGTCGCCGGACCCGGCGGACAAGCGCTCGCGCATCCTGCGCCTGACGCCCGCCGGCCACGACCAGCTCATGGAGCTGTCGCTGCGCACCAGCCGGCTGCTCGAAGAGCGGCTGAGCGACTGGACCGACGACGAGGTCGCCCAGCTCATCCAGCTCATGACCCGGCTGCGCGCGTCGTTCGGCGACTGCCGCTCCGGCGTGCCGAGGCCGGCCGCCCCCGTTTCCGCAGAAACCCGTACACCCGCGATCACGTAA
- a CDS encoding MFS transporter: MATTTPSGVRAHAKHGGGADEAPMTHRQIMEALSGLLLGMFVAILSSTIVSNALPHIIGDLGGGQSAYTWVVTAALLSMTAATPLWGKLADLYSKKALVQIALVIYVVGSMAAGLSQNPGMLIACRVVQGIGVGGLSALAQIVMAAMISPRERGRYSGYLGATFAVATVGGPLLGGVITDTSWLGWRWCFYVGVPFAVIALIVLQKTLHLPVVKREVKVDWGGAALISAAVSLLLVWVTFAGDKYDWLSWQTYAMVAGSIVLGALFVLVETKASEPIIPLRLFKNRTITLASLASLFVGVAMFSGTVFFSQYFQLARDKSPTMSGVLTIPMIGGLFISSTVSGQFITRTGRWKAWLVSGGVLVTAGLLLLGGIRYDTDYWKMAIFMALLGLGIGMMMQNLVLATQNQVAPSDLGSASSTVTFFRSLGGAVGVSALGAVMAHRITHYVTDGIGSLSPKYQAAMAKSGSTDTIPDMNSLPGPIRNLLESAYGHGIADVFFIAGCLAALAFLITLFIKEVPLRTKGALAQSAESEAPVTDPATAPAVAEAQQVPAMAFATTEGAPSADGTATAAATAPQMTAVAMAGDTPPAGGTPLHGFVRGAESAPVPGAAVTLISLAGRQLGRSVAQADGSYALAAPGTGSYVLIASADGFQPQASTVVVGEEALSYDILLSGTSGLTGVVRAAGSALPVKDAMVVVTDVRGDLLAAAQTGEQGEFGFTELVPGTVTIAVNAAGYRPRALPVEVATTGVTRVEVDLDTGALLSGVVRAPHGPLADARVTLVDQAGNVVGTATTGADGAYAFTDLDGGEYTVIATGYPPVATALTVAGTGTDGHDIALAHPGE; the protein is encoded by the coding sequence ATGGCAACGACCACACCATCCGGTGTGCGGGCTCACGCCAAGCACGGGGGCGGGGCCGACGAGGCCCCGATGACCCACCGGCAGATCATGGAGGCGCTCTCCGGGCTGCTGCTCGGCATGTTCGTGGCGATCCTGTCGTCCACGATCGTCTCCAACGCCCTCCCGCACATCATCGGTGACCTCGGCGGCGGCCAGTCCGCCTACACCTGGGTCGTCACCGCGGCCCTGCTGTCGATGACGGCCGCCACCCCCCTGTGGGGCAAGCTCGCCGACCTGTACAGCAAGAAGGCGCTCGTCCAGATAGCCCTGGTCATCTACGTCGTCGGCTCGATGGCGGCCGGTCTGTCGCAGAACCCCGGCATGCTGATCGCCTGCCGTGTCGTCCAGGGCATCGGCGTCGGCGGTCTGTCCGCCCTGGCGCAGATCGTCATGGCGGCGATGATCTCCCCGCGTGAGCGCGGCCGTTACTCCGGCTACCTCGGCGCGACCTTCGCCGTCGCCACCGTCGGCGGCCCGCTGCTCGGCGGTGTCATCACCGACACCTCGTGGCTCGGCTGGCGCTGGTGCTTCTACGTCGGTGTCCCGTTCGCGGTCATCGCGCTGATCGTCCTGCAGAAGACCCTGCACCTGCCCGTGGTCAAGCGTGAGGTGAAGGTCGACTGGGGCGGCGCCGCGCTGATCTCGGCGGCCGTCTCGCTGCTGCTGGTCTGGGTCACCTTCGCCGGTGACAAGTACGACTGGCTGTCCTGGCAGACCTACGCGATGGTGGCCGGCTCGATCGTGCTCGGCGCGCTGTTCGTGCTGGTCGAGACCAAGGCCAGCGAGCCGATCATCCCGCTGCGCCTGTTCAAGAACCGCACCATCACGCTGGCCTCGCTCGCCTCGCTGTTCGTCGGCGTGGCCATGTTCAGCGGCACCGTGTTCTTCAGCCAGTACTTCCAGCTCGCCCGCGACAAGTCGCCGACGATGTCCGGTGTCCTGACCATCCCGATGATCGGTGGTCTGTTCATCTCCTCGACCGTCTCGGGCCAGTTCATCACCCGTACCGGCCGCTGGAAGGCGTGGCTGGTCAGCGGTGGCGTCCTGGTCACCGCCGGACTCCTCCTGCTGGGCGGCATCCGGTACGACACGGACTACTGGAAGATGGCCATCTTCATGGCCCTGCTGGGTCTCGGCATCGGCATGATGATGCAGAACCTGGTGCTCGCCACGCAGAACCAGGTGGCGCCGTCCGACCTCGGCTCGGCCAGTTCCACGGTCACCTTCTTCCGCTCCCTGGGCGGCGCGGTGGGCGTCTCGGCGCTCGGCGCGGTGATGGCCCACCGGATCACGCACTACGTCACGGACGGCATCGGTTCGCTGAGCCCGAAGTACCAGGCCGCGATGGCCAAGTCCGGCTCGACGGACACCATCCCGGACATGAACAGCCTCCCGGGTCCGATCCGGAACCTGCTGGAGAGCGCGTACGGCCACGGCATCGCCGATGTCTTCTTCATCGCCGGCTGCCTCGCCGCCCTCGCCTTCCTGATCACGCTGTTCATCAAGGAGGTCCCGCTGCGGACGAAGGGCGCGCTCGCGCAGTCCGCCGAGTCCGAGGCCCCGGTCACCGACCCGGCCACCGCCCCCGCGGTCGCCGAGGCCCAGCAGGTCCCGGCCATGGCCTTCGCCACCACCGAGGGCGCCCCCTCGGCCGACGGCACGGCCACCGCGGCCGCGACCGCCCCGCAGATGACGGCCGTCGCCATGGCCGGGGACACCCCGCCGGCCGGCGGCACCCCGCTGCACGGCTTCGTGCGCGGCGCCGAGAGCGCCCCGGTCCCGGGCGCCGCGGTCACGCTGATCTCGCTGGCCGGCCGCCAGCTCGGCCGCTCGGTCGCGCAGGCCGACGGCTCCTACGCGCTGGCCGCCCCCGGCACCGGCTCGTACGTGCTGATCGCCTCCGCGGACGGCTTCCAGCCGCAGGCGTCCACCGTCGTGGTGGGCGAGGAGGCGCTGTCGTACGACATCCTGCTCAGCGGCACCAGCGGGCTGACCGGTGTGGTCCGGGCGGCCGGGAGCGCGCTGCCGGTGAAGGACGCGATGGTCGTCGTCACCGATGTGCGCGGTGATCTGCTGGCCGCCGCGCAGACCGGCGAGCAGGGCGAGTTCGGGTTCACCGAGCTGGTGCCCGGCACCGTGACGATCGCGGTCAACGCCGCCGGCTACCGGCCGCGCGCGCTGCCCGTGGAGGTCGCCACCACCGGGGTCACCCGGGTGGAGGTCGACCTGGACACCGGCGCGCTGCTCAGCGGTGTCGTCCGGGCCCCGCACGGGCCGCTGGCCGACGCCCGCGTCACCCTGGTCGACCAGGCGGGCAACGTGGTCGGCACCGCCACCACCGGTGCGGACGGCGCGTACGCCTTCACCGACCTGGACGGCGGCGAGTACACCGTGATCGCCACGGGTTACCCGCCGGTGGCCACCGCGCTGACCGTCGCCGGTACCGGCACGGACGGCCACGACATCGCACTCGCCCACCCCGGCGAGTAG
- a CDS encoding YceI family protein, translating into MALTARIRTRDGWAVSHAVVTVADMTGTQVLRAEADAEGVVRDDTALAPGAYTVIITAVGYAPVASSALVTASGRAEVGAVTLARQGGSELPPPGPWTIDPVHSSVGAVAQHLGISSVRGRFTEFGGGIEIAPDDITKSRVEAVIRAESIDTGNGMRDTHLRSADFLDVEKYPELTYRSAGLTQAGPDRWTVHGELSMRGIVRPVDLDLAYLGTGADPWGGTRAAFRATAELHRDDFAMNYNQVLQAGIAAIGTTLRIELDIQAVQGDALPSL; encoded by the coding sequence ATGGCACTGACCGCGAGGATCCGCACCCGTGACGGCTGGGCCGTCTCGCACGCGGTGGTCACGGTGGCCGACATGACCGGTACGCAGGTGCTGCGGGCCGAGGCCGACGCCGAGGGCGTGGTGCGCGACGACACCGCGCTGGCTCCGGGGGCGTACACGGTGATCATCACCGCCGTCGGATACGCGCCCGTCGCCTCCAGCGCGCTGGTCACCGCGAGCGGCCGGGCCGAGGTCGGCGCGGTCACCCTGGCCCGGCAGGGCGGCAGCGAGCTGCCGCCGCCCGGACCGTGGACCATCGACCCGGTGCACTCCTCGGTCGGCGCGGTCGCGCAGCACCTGGGCATCTCCAGCGTGCGGGGCCGGTTCACCGAGTTCGGCGGGGGCATCGAGATCGCGCCCGACGACATCACCAAGTCCCGTGTGGAGGCGGTCATCCGGGCCGAGTCCATCGACACCGGCAACGGGATGCGGGACACCCACCTGCGTTCCGCGGACTTCCTGGACGTGGAGAAGTACCCCGAGCTGACCTACCGCTCGGCCGGGCTGACCCAGGCCGGCCCGGACCGGTGGACCGTGCACGGCGAGCTGTCGATGCGCGGGATCGTCCGCCCGGTCGACCTGGACCTCGCCTACCTCGGCACCGGCGCCGACCCCTGGGGCGGCACGCGGGCCGCGTTCCGCGCGACGGCCGAGCTGCACCGGGACGACTTCGCCATGAACTACAACCAGGTCCTCCAGGCCGGCATCGCCGCCATCGGCACCACCCTGCGGATCGAGCTGGACATCCAGGCGGTCCAGGGCGACGCGCTGCCGTCGCTCTGA
- a CDS encoding PPOX class F420-dependent oxidoreductase produces the protein MAPNIATNTKVTLPELLDFVRPRHRAILLTRRSDGSPQGSPLTCGVDDSGRIVASTYPERAKTRNAKRDERVSLIVLSDEWNGPWVQIDGTAEVLDTPDSVEPLVEYYRNIAGEHPDWDEYRTAMAEQGKSIIRVTPERWGPVATGGFPARLASGS, from the coding sequence ATGGCTCCCAACATCGCTACGAACACCAAAGTGACCCTGCCGGAACTGCTGGACTTCGTACGACCCCGCCATCGCGCCATCCTGCTGACCCGGCGCTCGGACGGCTCCCCGCAGGGCTCCCCGCTGACCTGCGGGGTGGACGACTCCGGGCGGATCGTGGCCTCCACCTATCCGGAGCGGGCCAAGACGCGGAACGCCAAGCGGGACGAGCGGGTCAGCCTGATCGTGCTGAGCGACGAGTGGAACGGGCCCTGGGTCCAGATCGACGGCACGGCCGAGGTGCTGGACACCCCGGACTCCGTCGAGCCGCTGGTCGAGTACTACCGGAACATCGCCGGTGAGCACCCGGACTGGGACGAGTACCGCACGGCCATGGCCGAGCAGGGCAAGTCCATCATCCGGGTGACGCCGGAGCGGTGGGGGCCGGTGGCGACCGGCGGGTTCCCGGCCCGGCTCGCGTCCGGCTCGTAG
- a CDS encoding TetR/AcrR family transcriptional regulator has protein sequence MKEVGPPEDRPKARGSVWRSGGKERRARGGQPSGLDRDRITATSVALLDAEGLDRFSMRRLAGELNVTAMSLYWYVDTKDDLLELALDTAFGELSLPDAEDTAADWRDQLRALATEYRAMMVRHPWLSPIAGRFLNIGPHSLAFSRAVQRVVGRAGLPAHGVTGAISAVFQFVYGYGTIEGHFHARIADTGLSAEEYFQQSLTVASEVAGTSEVMKESYALMAARGGDTVQEMLDRDFVFALDLLIAGIEAMVARG, from the coding sequence GTGAAGGAAGTCGGCCCCCCTGAGGACCGCCCCAAGGCACGCGGCAGCGTCTGGCGGAGCGGCGGCAAGGAGCGGCGCGCCCGGGGCGGCCAGCCCTCCGGCCTGGACCGGGACCGGATCACCGCGACCTCGGTCGCCCTGCTGGACGCCGAGGGCCTGGACCGCTTCTCCATGCGCCGCCTGGCGGGCGAGCTGAACGTGACCGCGATGTCCCTGTACTGGTACGTCGACACCAAGGACGATCTGCTCGAACTCGCCCTGGACACCGCCTTCGGCGAGCTCTCGCTGCCCGACGCGGAGGACACGGCGGCCGACTGGCGCGATCAGCTGCGGGCGCTGGCGACCGAGTACCGGGCGATGATGGTCCGCCACCCCTGGCTGTCCCCGATCGCGGGCCGCTTCCTCAACATCGGCCCGCACTCCCTGGCCTTCTCCCGAGCGGTGCAGCGGGTCGTCGGCCGGGCCGGGCTGCCCGCGCACGGGGTGACGGGCGCGATCTCGGCCGTCTTCCAGTTCGTGTACGGCTACGGCACGATCGAGGGCCACTTCCACGCCCGTATCGCCGACACCGGGCTGAGCGCGGAGGAGTACTTCCAGCAGTCCCTCACCGTCGCCTCCGAGGTGGCCGGCACCTCCGAGGTGATGAAGGAGTCCTACGCCCTCATGGCCGCGCGCGGCGGGGACACCGTGCAGGAGATGCTCGACCGGGACTTCGTCTTCGCCCTGGACCTGCTGATCGCGGGCATCGAAGCGATGGTGGCCCGCGGCTGA
- a CDS encoding MFS transporter codes for MSAPDVSAPPLTKAPQGHPRRWLILGVICLAQLTVLLDNTVLNVAIPSLTHRLHAATSDIQWMINAYSLVQSGLLLTAGSAADRYGRKKMLIAGLAVFGLGSLAAGLSTTTGQLIAARAGMGIGGALLLTTTLAVAMQIFAPEEQPKAIGIWAAVNSLGFAAGPLIGGFVLDHFWWGAIFLINLPVAALGLVAVVALVPESKATRAVGATGEPARPDLLGALLSTIGMTALVFAVISGPHHGWTSPRVLGSSAVAVAVLALFAYWESRVEEPMLDLAFFRDRRFTGAVAGAVLITFGMGGALFLLTQHLQLVLGYGPLEAGARTAPLALTVVLLNFSGLSSKCAASLGTPVAIALGMALMAGGLVSIAGLASSGYAGTLLGLVLIGAGCALANPAMAHAIMSAIPAEKAGVGAGINGTLAEFGNGLGVAVLGAVLSSFLASGRTLSAGLSAGQLVGAVSVLAGGLVAAALLKRAQRDAV; via the coding sequence ATGTCCGCTCCCGACGTCTCGGCACCACCGCTCACGAAGGCCCCCCAGGGCCACCCGCGCCGCTGGCTGATCCTCGGCGTGATCTGCCTCGCCCAGCTCACCGTGCTGCTCGACAACACCGTGCTGAACGTGGCGATCCCCTCGCTCACCCACCGGCTGCACGCGGCCACCTCCGACATCCAGTGGATGATCAACGCGTACTCCCTGGTCCAGTCCGGCCTGCTGCTCACCGCGGGCAGCGCCGCCGACCGGTACGGCCGCAAGAAGATGCTGATCGCGGGCCTCGCGGTGTTCGGCCTCGGCTCGCTGGCCGCCGGACTCTCCACCACCACCGGCCAGTTGATCGCCGCCCGCGCGGGCATGGGCATCGGCGGCGCGCTGCTGCTGACCACCACCCTCGCGGTCGCCATGCAGATCTTCGCGCCCGAGGAGCAGCCGAAGGCGATCGGCATCTGGGCCGCGGTCAACTCGCTCGGCTTCGCGGCCGGCCCGCTGATCGGCGGCTTCGTGCTCGACCACTTCTGGTGGGGTGCGATCTTCCTGATCAACCTGCCCGTGGCCGCCCTCGGCCTGGTCGCCGTGGTCGCGCTGGTCCCCGAGTCCAAGGCGACCCGCGCCGTCGGCGCCACGGGCGAGCCCGCCCGCCCCGACCTGCTGGGCGCGCTGCTCTCCACGATCGGAATGACCGCCCTGGTCTTCGCGGTCATCTCCGGCCCGCACCACGGCTGGACCTCGCCCCGCGTGCTCGGCTCGTCGGCCGTCGCGGTGGCCGTGCTGGCCCTCTTCGCGTACTGGGAGAGCCGGGTCGAGGAGCCCATGCTCGACCTCGCGTTCTTCCGGGACCGCAGGTTCACCGGCGCGGTCGCGGGCGCGGTGCTCATCACCTTCGGCATGGGCGGCGCCCTGTTCCTGCTCACCCAGCACCTCCAACTGGTCCTCGGCTACGGCCCCCTGGAGGCCGGCGCGCGCACCGCACCGCTGGCGCTCACCGTGGTCCTGCTCAACTTCAGCGGGCTGTCCTCGAAGTGCGCGGCCAGTCTGGGCACCCCGGTGGCGATCGCGCTGGGCATGGCGCTGATGGCGGGCGGCCTGGTCTCCATCGCCGGGCTGGCCTCCTCCGGGTACGCCGGGACACTGCTCGGGCTGGTGCTGATCGGCGCCGGGTGCGCGCTGGCCAACCCGGCCATGGCGCACGCCATCATGAGCGCCATCCCGGCGGAGAAGGCCGGGGTCGGCGCCGGGATCAACGGCACGCTGGCCGAGTTCGGCAACGGGCTCGGGGTGGCCGTGCTGGGCGCGGTGCTCAGCTCCTTCCTGGCCTCCGGGCGCACCCTGTCGGCCGGGCTCAGCGCCGGGCAACTGGTCGGCGCCGTCTCCGTGCTGGCCGGTGGCCTGGTCGCGGCGGCCCTGCTCAAGCGGGCCCAGCGCGATGCCGTCTGA